A region from the Methylocella sp. genome encodes:
- a CDS encoding TetR/AcrR family transcriptional regulator has product MVRIARGKMGPPTAAPGALLARHATRKDETSERDGELRKLLLEAAVRLFCRFGIGATSIDAVVAESGVARMTLYNHFGSKEGLVLAALQHEGAVWRAWFFARLAKIEGSAQDRLIGIFDVLAEWFVRDDYFGCAFMNAVLEARNQDEALRAITFAHKMRVLEQIRALAAAAGAIEPDALAQQIDLLMDGAIVKALIKRSVRPAREAKSIALALLIQTAGFEVSTLRA; this is encoded by the coding sequence GGAAGATGGGGCCGCCAACGGCTGCTCCTGGTGCTTTGCTTGCGCGCCACGCGACGCGCAAGGACGAGACGAGCGAACGCGATGGGGAGCTGCGCAAGCTTCTCCTGGAGGCCGCCGTTCGACTGTTCTGCCGCTTCGGAATCGGCGCAACCAGCATTGACGCGGTGGTTGCGGAATCGGGCGTCGCGCGGATGACGCTCTACAATCACTTCGGATCGAAGGAAGGACTGGTGCTGGCGGCTTTGCAGCACGAAGGCGCAGTCTGGCGCGCTTGGTTTTTCGCGCGGCTCGCGAAGATCGAGGGCTCGGCTCAAGATCGCCTGATCGGCATCTTTGATGTCTTGGCGGAGTGGTTCGTCCGCGACGATTATTTTGGATGCGCTTTCATGAATGCCGTCCTCGAAGCTCGCAACCAGGATGAGGCGCTTCGCGCAATAACCTTCGCGCACAAAATGCGGGTGCTGGAGCAGATTAGGGCGCTTGCCGCCGCCGCCGGCGCCATCGAGCCTGACGCGCTCGCGCAGCAAATCGATCTTCTTATGGACGGCGCGATCGTCAAGGCGTTGATAAAACGCAGCGTGCGACCGGCGCGCGAGGCCAAGTCGATTGCGCTAGCTTTGCTAATCCAGACTGCCGGTTTCGAGGTTTCGACGCTCAGAGCTTAG
- a CDS encoding alpha/beta fold hydrolase, with product MGSFMVGGTVVTTPGEFNPMNPTSAGQTLSGDHTYVQFEIPQDANRNGMLLWGSLVKTPWETTPDGRDGFEQIFLRQNWSVYLADRPRMGEAARTTVGATITPSAGEQGFFIQFRLGLCSAGTPPVQCNLYRGSKFPPGPAALDQFNRWLTQSVGPGDATLNLNDLLAIVNKIGPTVLVTHSASSLSGYEAAMQNPNIKGIIGLESSGVPCPSNNPFPPVVGHFGTTTCTPVDPALFKNLTKIPILMEFGDNIPSGPSNYFGLDFWYQMHAIDLEFAKAVNALGGHVTVLELTQKGIKGNTHFAFTDINNEQVAGLIQQYLSAQGLDR from the coding sequence ATGGGCAGCTTCATGGTCGGCGGCACGGTGGTGACTACGCCTGGCGAGTTTAACCCGATGAATCCGACGTCCGCCGGCCAAACGCTCAGTGGCGATCACACCTACGTCCAATTCGAGATCCCACAAGACGCCAACAGAAACGGGATGCTGTTGTGGGGCTCATTGGTGAAAACTCCTTGGGAGACTACGCCCGACGGGCGTGACGGGTTCGAACAGATCTTTCTGCGTCAAAACTGGAGCGTCTACCTCGCCGATAGGCCTCGGATGGGTGAGGCCGCCCGCACCACCGTCGGTGCTACCATAACGCCATCAGCCGGTGAGCAAGGGTTCTTTATTCAGTTCCGGCTTGGGCTCTGCTCCGCTGGCACGCCGCCTGTCCAATGTAATTTGTATCGGGGCTCAAAGTTTCCTCCAGGCCCAGCCGCGCTTGATCAGTTTAATCGGTGGCTTACGCAAAGCGTAGGTCCGGGGGACGCGACTCTCAACCTAAATGACCTCCTGGCAATAGTGAACAAGATCGGCCCGACGGTACTTGTCACGCATTCGGCCAGTTCCCTTTCTGGATACGAGGCCGCTATGCAAAATCCGAACATAAAGGGCATCATTGGTCTCGAATCGTCAGGCGTCCCCTGCCCGTCCAACAATCCGTTTCCTCCGGTAGTCGGCCATTTTGGCACGACCACCTGCACGCCGGTGGATCCGGCTCTCTTTAAGAATCTGACAAAAATCCCGATTCTGATGGAATTTGGGGACAACATCCCAAGTGGTCCCAGCAATTATTTTGGGCTGGACTTCTGGTATCAGATGCACGCGATAGACTTGGAGTTCGCGAAGGCAGTTAATGCCCTGGGTGGCCATGTGACCGTTTTAGAGTTGACTCAAAAGGGCATAAAAGGAAACACGCATTTTGCCTTCACCGACATCAACAATGAGCAGGTCGCTGGCCTCATACAGCAATATCTGAGCGCTCAAGGTCTAGACCGGTAG